In Thermomonas carbonis, a single genomic region encodes these proteins:
- a CDS encoding hybrid sensor histidine kinase/response regulator, producing the protein MDHLSSPELLQSVRAQATLRLKFGLVVVVLMLAAVGWWGASRPENQAWEVGGIAAFYLAYNLAAYWLAHRSHLLAPRDLIVVTAVLDPLMLSAWLFIVGQASPLFVGFYLFTILGFGFRIGRNAMHLCQTISMLGFGLVAMLSPDWRIQPLFAFSHLVLLTVVPLYAGVLIGKLQHALELAERANQAKSQLLAKVSHELRTPLTGIVSTASLIEAKSSDPESIERARSIIELAMGLDLEIKQLLDLSRIEAGRDRQQDVAFEASQLAEHILRTLSPVAAAKSLTLQVITDPEISTPMLGDLQALNSVLLNLAGNAVKFTDAGSVRLRMDLLEQDPEAYRIRFSVEDTGIGIAPEFVPRVFEPFFQVETGSVRKYGGTGLGMSIAMAHVRRMGGELQVDSRPGDGSRFWFELRLQTTTMPEAATASAASRIVRGKWILVADDNRTNLLLIAQMLESDGHSVVAVDSGRLRWKRWRRRISTWCSSTSTCTTSMGRASMKPIDSGG; encoded by the coding sequence ATGGACCACTTGTCGTCCCCTGAACTGTTGCAGAGCGTGCGTGCGCAGGCCACCTTGCGCCTGAAGTTCGGCCTGGTCGTCGTCGTGCTGATGTTGGCGGCGGTGGGATGGTGGGGGGCCTCCAGGCCAGAGAACCAGGCCTGGGAAGTCGGCGGGATCGCAGCGTTCTACCTGGCTTACAACCTGGCCGCCTACTGGCTTGCGCACCGCAGCCATCTGCTCGCGCCGCGCGACCTGATCGTGGTCACGGCTGTCCTCGATCCGCTGATGCTCTCGGCGTGGTTGTTCATCGTGGGCCAGGCATCGCCGTTGTTCGTCGGCTTCTACCTGTTCACCATCCTCGGCTTCGGGTTTCGCATCGGCCGCAATGCGATGCATCTCTGCCAGACGATTTCCATGCTGGGATTCGGTCTGGTGGCGATGCTTTCGCCGGACTGGCGCATCCAACCCCTGTTCGCTTTTTCGCACCTCGTCTTGCTCACCGTGGTGCCGCTGTATGCGGGCGTCCTGATCGGCAAGCTCCAGCATGCCCTCGAACTGGCCGAACGCGCCAACCAGGCCAAATCGCAACTGCTTGCCAAGGTCAGCCATGAACTGCGCACCCCGTTGACCGGAATCGTGTCGACGGCATCGCTGATCGAGGCGAAGTCGTCCGATCCGGAAAGCATCGAGCGCGCGCGATCGATCATCGAACTGGCCATGGGACTGGACCTCGAGATCAAGCAGTTGCTGGATCTCTCGCGCATCGAGGCCGGTCGCGACCGCCAGCAGGATGTCGCGTTCGAAGCCAGCCAGCTCGCCGAACACATCCTGCGGACACTGTCCCCGGTGGCCGCGGCCAAGTCGTTGACCTTGCAGGTCATCACCGACCCCGAGATCTCGACTCCCATGCTGGGCGACCTGCAGGCGCTCAACAGCGTGCTCCTGAACCTGGCGGGCAACGCGGTCAAGTTCACCGATGCAGGATCGGTCCGCCTGCGCATGGACCTGCTCGAACAGGATCCGGAGGCATACAGGATCCGTTTCAGCGTGGAAGACACGGGCATCGGCATCGCGCCGGAATTCGTGCCGAGGGTTTTCGAACCGTTCTTCCAGGTCGAAACCGGCAGTGTCCGCAAGTACGGCGGCACCGGGCTAGGCATGTCCATCGCGATGGCCCACGTGCGCCGGATGGGCGGGGAACTGCAGGTGGACAGCAGGCCCGGCGACGGCAGCCGGTTCTGGTTCGAACTGCGCCTGCAGACGACCACGATGCCGGAAGCCGCAACAGCCAGCGCCGCATCCAGGATCGTGAGGGGCAAATGGATCCTGGTGGCGGACGACAACCGGACCAATCTGCTGCTCATCGCGCAGATGCTGGAAAGCGACGGGCATTCGGTGGTCGCGGTGGACTCCGGGAGGCTGCGCTGGAAGCGCTGGCGTCGGCGGATTTCGACCTGGTGTTCCTCGACTTCAACATGCACGACATCGATGGGGCGAGCGTCTATGAAACCTATCGATTCGGGCGGCTGA
- a CDS encoding nuclear transport factor 2 family protein, translated as MQQFRRFQRIATGIAISACLLLSACAKDDPEQAVRLQVQAMQAAIDARNAGDVEDLLAQDFVGNDGMDRRAIRRLAAGVFLRHKDVAAKLGPVSVELRGDRDAIAHFSVLATGGSGGFLPESGQVYQVESGWRLVDGEWHLLNATWTPNL; from the coding sequence ATGCAGCAATTCCGCAGGTTCCAGCGCATCGCCACCGGCATCGCCATCTCGGCCTGCCTGCTGCTCTCCGCATGCGCAAAGGACGACCCCGAGCAGGCCGTGCGCCTGCAGGTGCAGGCCATGCAGGCCGCCATCGACGCGCGCAACGCTGGCGATGTCGAGGACCTTCTCGCGCAGGACTTCGTGGGCAATGACGGCATGGATCGCCGCGCCATCCGCCGACTGGCGGCGGGCGTGTTCCTGCGCCACAAGGACGTGGCCGCCAAGCTCGGGCCGGTCAGCGTTGAACTGCGCGGCGATCGCGATGCCATCGCCCACTTCAGCGTGCTCGCCACCGGCGGCTCCGGTGGCTTCCTCCCGGAAAGCGGGCAGGTCTATCAGGTCGAATCCGGCTGGCGCCTGGTCGATGGTGAATGGCACCTGCTCAATGCGACCTGGACGCCCAATCTGTAA
- a CDS encoding pseudouridine synthase: MKASDHIHPSHLQLPPGPWATLLDGMCARFPRIDREVWIRRFARGRVQDANGQVLATALPYRAGMEVRYFREVDDEPRIPFEVQILFADADLVVADKPHFLPVTPAGRFVTETLLARLRMQLDNPALVPLHRIDRETAGLVLFSANPATRAAYQSLFPQRAIDKTYEAIAPPLPALPMPHVHRSQLRAGEPFFRMCEADGAPNSETRIEVIERGSQSWRYRLQPVTGRKHQLRVHMAALGAPILDDSLYPALAVQAADDFSRPLQLLAKALHFIDPLNRMPRVFESRQWLSLAQA; this comes from the coding sequence ATGAAAGCGTCGGACCATATCCACCCCAGCCACCTGCAACTGCCACCCGGCCCGTGGGCGACGTTGCTCGACGGGATGTGTGCGCGCTTTCCGCGGATCGACCGCGAAGTCTGGATCCGGCGATTCGCGCGTGGACGCGTGCAGGACGCGAACGGACAAGTACTCGCGACCGCTCTGCCGTATCGCGCAGGCATGGAGGTGCGTTACTTCCGCGAGGTCGACGACGAGCCGCGGATTCCGTTCGAAGTGCAGATCCTCTTCGCCGATGCAGACCTGGTGGTCGCGGACAAACCGCATTTCCTGCCGGTGACGCCGGCAGGACGATTCGTGACCGAGACGCTGCTGGCACGACTGCGGATGCAACTGGACAACCCCGCATTGGTGCCGTTGCACCGCATCGACCGCGAAACTGCAGGACTGGTGCTGTTCTCGGCGAATCCCGCGACGCGCGCCGCCTATCAGTCATTGTTCCCGCAACGCGCGATCGACAAGACTTACGAAGCGATCGCGCCGCCGCTGCCAGCGTTGCCCATGCCGCATGTGCATCGTTCGCAGCTGCGCGCCGGTGAGCCGTTCTTCCGGATGTGCGAGGCCGATGGCGCACCCAACAGCGAAACCCGCATCGAGGTGATCGAGCGCGGCTCGCAGTCGTGGCGCTACCGCCTGCAGCCCGTCACTGGACGAAAGCATCAGTTGCGGGTGCACATGGCGGCACTGGGCGCGCCCATCCTCGACGACAGTCTCTATCCGGCGCTGGCGGTACAGGCGGCCGATGATTTCAGCAGGCCGTTGCAACTGCTGGCCAAGGCGCTGCACTTCATCGATCCGTTGAACCGGATGCCTCGGGTGTTCGAGAGCAGGCAGTGGCTTTCGCTCGCGCAAGCGTGA
- a CDS encoding AMP-binding protein: MSSERPWLAHYPAGVPAEIDLDEFASINDIFDSAVQKYRDKTAFISMGKSITYGELERLSRDFAGYLLGELKLKKGDRVAIMMPNCLQYPIAILGVLRAGLTVVNTNPMYTARELKHQLVDSGASVLVVLDNFGNVAQEVLSQVPGVRAVTTGLGDMLGFPKGLIVNFVLKHVKKMVPDFDIPGAVRFRDTLTLGRMHQLPEIRNTPEDLAFLQYTGGTTGVSKGAMLTHRNLVANMQQAASWVGTNVKLGEELIVTALPLYHIFALTSNCLVFMKFGAANLLITNPRDMPGFVKEIKSVRFTAITGVNTLFNGLLNTPGFDQVDFSRLHLTLGGGMAVQRAVADKWKQVTGVTLAEAYGLTETSPAVCINPLDLRAYNGSIGLPVPSTQVCIKDDDGNLLPMGEVGELCVKGPQVMKGYWQRPEETDKVMDAEGWLKTGDMARMDEQGYFYIVDRKKDMILVSGFNVYPNEVEDVIAMMPAVLEVAAIGVPDDKSGEAVKVFVVKKDPALTADAVKAFCRENLTGYKQPRFVEFRDELPKSNVGKILRKELRSPAQA, encoded by the coding sequence ATGAGTTCCGAACGTCCTTGGTTGGCCCACTACCCCGCTGGCGTGCCCGCCGAAATCGACCTGGACGAGTTCGCGTCGATCAATGACATCTTCGATTCCGCCGTGCAGAAGTATCGCGACAAGACCGCGTTCATCAGCATGGGCAAATCGATCACCTATGGCGAACTCGAACGCCTGAGCCGCGATTTCGCCGGCTACCTGCTGGGCGAGCTGAAGCTCAAGAAGGGCGATCGCGTGGCGATCATGATGCCCAACTGCCTGCAGTACCCGATCGCGATCCTTGGCGTGCTGCGTGCCGGGCTGACCGTGGTCAACACCAACCCGATGTACACCGCGCGCGAGCTCAAGCACCAGTTGGTGGATTCCGGTGCCAGCGTGCTGGTGGTCCTGGACAACTTCGGCAACGTGGCGCAGGAGGTGTTGTCCCAGGTTCCCGGCGTGCGCGCGGTCACTACCGGGCTGGGCGACATGCTCGGCTTCCCGAAGGGCCTGATCGTCAACTTCGTGCTCAAGCACGTGAAGAAGATGGTGCCGGACTTCGACATCCCCGGTGCCGTGCGTTTCCGCGACACCCTCACCCTGGGCCGGATGCATCAGTTGCCGGAGATCCGCAACACCCCCGAAGACCTGGCGTTCCTGCAGTACACCGGCGGCACCACCGGCGTGTCCAAGGGCGCGATGCTGACCCATCGCAACCTGGTCGCCAACATGCAGCAGGCGGCATCGTGGGTGGGCACCAACGTCAAGCTGGGCGAGGAACTCATCGTCACCGCCTTGCCGCTTTACCACATCTTCGCGTTGACCTCGAACTGCCTGGTGTTCATGAAATTCGGCGCGGCCAACCTGCTGATCACCAACCCGCGCGACATGCCCGGCTTCGTCAAGGAGATCAAGTCGGTGCGGTTCACCGCGATCACCGGCGTCAACACCCTGTTCAACGGCCTGCTCAATACGCCGGGCTTCGACCAGGTGGATTTCTCCCGTCTGCACCTGACGCTGGGCGGCGGCATGGCCGTGCAACGCGCGGTGGCGGACAAGTGGAAGCAGGTCACCGGTGTGACCCTGGCCGAGGCCTACGGCCTCACCGAGACCTCGCCAGCGGTCTGCATCAACCCGCTCGACCTGCGCGCCTACAACGGCTCGATCGGTCTGCCGGTGCCCTCGACCCAGGTCTGCATCAAGGACGACGACGGCAACCTGCTGCCGATGGGCGAAGTGGGCGAACTCTGCGTCAAGGGCCCGCAGGTGATGAAGGGCTACTGGCAGCGCCCGGAAGAGACCGACAAGGTGATGGATGCCGAAGGCTGGCTGAAAACCGGCGACATGGCCCGGATGGACGAACAGGGCTATTTCTACATCGTCGACCGTAAGAAGGACATGATCCTGGTGTCCGGCTTCAACGTGTATCCGAACGAAGTCGAGGACGTGATCGCGATGATGCCGGCCGTGCTGGAAGTCGCCGCGATCGGCGTGCCCGACGACAAGTCCGGCGAAGCGGTGAAGGTGTTCGTGGTGAAGAAGGATCCTGCGCTCACCGCCGACGCAGTCAAGGCGTTCTGCCGCGAGAACCTGACCGGTTACAAACAGCCGCGCTTCGTCGAATTCCGCGACGAACTGCCCAAGAGCAACGTCGGCAAGATCCTGCGCAAGGAACTGCGGTCGCCAGCGCAGGCCTGA
- a CDS encoding acyl carrier protein, which yields MERNEILTYLKAMLHERFGIDPATMSGSTTQEQLGIDSLLMVDMMLDLETGLGFSFESMDLPRNPDLDAIVDLVERNMRSKPAG from the coding sequence ATGGAACGAAACGAGATCCTCACGTATCTCAAGGCGATGCTGCACGAGCGATTCGGCATCGATCCCGCCACGATGTCGGGTAGCACGACCCAGGAACAACTGGGCATCGACTCGCTGCTGATGGTCGACATGATGCTGGATCTCGAAACCGGCCTGGGCTTCAGCTTCGAGTCCATGGACTTGCCGCGCAATCCGGATCTGGACGCCATCGTCGATCTGGTCGAACGCAACATGCGAAGCAAGCCGGCCGGCTAG
- a CDS encoding Hpt domain-containing protein — MHDIDGASVYETYRFGRLNAAPTYFVTADTSALTARRLASLGAAGVIYKPVTFDKLRGAVSGQFGEDAAARVEAASQRPAPCLRPIPVEYLDPSAIETLREVRDTPEFLGKMIAEGTADIERIDQALSIALLACDVTAVHRQAHALRGVSLSLGAVRVAALADRLMKIGQRELEDTIDDRVADLRKSVDLSLAALQALADSIRTQGTAHAG; from the coding sequence ATGCACGACATCGATGGGGCGAGCGTCTATGAAACCTATCGATTCGGGCGGCTGAACGCGGCACCGACCTATTTCGTCACTGCAGACACATCGGCACTTACCGCCAGGCGGCTGGCGTCGCTCGGTGCAGCGGGCGTCATCTACAAGCCGGTGACCTTCGACAAGCTGCGCGGCGCGGTCTCTGGACAGTTCGGCGAGGACGCTGCTGCACGCGTCGAGGCTGCAAGCCAGCGTCCGGCGCCTTGTTTACGCCCGATCCCCGTGGAGTACCTGGATCCCAGCGCGATCGAAACCCTGCGCGAGGTACGCGACACGCCCGAGTTCCTCGGGAAGATGATCGCAGAAGGCACCGCAGACATCGAACGCATCGACCAGGCGTTGTCCATTGCGCTGCTGGCTTGCGACGTGACGGCCGTTCACCGCCAGGCGCATGCACTGCGCGGCGTCAGCCTGAGTCTGGGCGCAGTGCGCGTGGCCGCGCTGGCGGATCGGTTGATGAAGATCGGCCAGCGCGAGCTTGAAGACACGATCGACGACCGGGTCGCCGACCTGCGCAAGAGCGTGGACCTGAGCCTGGCGGCTTTGCAGGCGCTCGCGGATTCAATCCGCACGCAGGGTACGGCCCACGCAGGCTGA